TTTGATCTTCAATTGATTTGATAATGAAACTAATAGGTTTATTTTTTAGCTGTAATGTTATGCCTTTATTTTGAGAAAAACCTTTAAAACTGGATATGAGAAGCGCTAGGAAAAATAGAATTTTCCTGAAATTTGGTATCGTAAAAGTCATGTTTATTTAGTTATGGAAGGATTGGTAATAGTAATAGTATTTTCTTCGATCGAATAATTAAATGGCGTGTCACGTTTTAGAAGTTCTAAAATGTTTTCGACACTTGATTCACTAATTTTAATCGTACCGGTAAAATTCTGTTTGGCCAAAACAGTATTTTCGTTGATGATTTCGACATCGTAAGTACGTTGAATTATTTTAGCGATCGTTGAAAATGGAGTATCTTTAAAAGCAAGTTCGCCCTTTGTCCATGCCGAATAAAAACTTGGATCAACTGCTTTTGTTGTAATTTTTTTAGCGTTATTTTGCCAGGTTGCCATTTGATTTGGTACAAGTAAAACCAAATTTTCTTTGTTCTCAACCTCGTACATCTTAATACTTCCTTCGATCAAAGTACTATTAACCGTTGGGTTTTCAGGATATGCACTGATATTAAATTTTGTTCCAAGAACTTCAATATCAACCTTATTAGCGTTTACAATAAACGGATGCTGTTTGTCTTTTGCAACTTCAAAAAAAGCTTCACCGGTTAAGAATACATTTCTTTTACCGTTGATACCAAATTGTTCCGGATAACGAAAAGTTGTCCCGGAATTTAAACTCACAATCGTTCCGTCAGAAAGCGTAAGTTTAAAGCGTTTTCCGTATGGAACTTTAAGCGTATTATAAACCACTTTCTGATCCTGAACTTTTCCGAAGTAAATAATATGGTTTGGAAATTTCTTTGCGATCAAACTTCCTTTGTCGTTTATAACTTGAGTTTGATTACTTTTTGTGATGATTTCAGAAGTTCCATCCGCTAATTCTAAAACAATTTCTTTTGATGATTTTGTTTTTTGACTAAAGTCGAAAGCCAGTTTTCCTAATCCGAATAAAACTAAAAATACTGCAGCATATTTTAAATACTGAACTGCATTATTCTTTGGTTTCATCGAAATTACCGAAACCGATTCAGTTGTAATTGTATCCGAAAGAGATGTTAAAGCCCAAGTTTTCTTTAAAGATATAAAGTGCTTTTTGTTTTCTTCAGAAGCATCAATCCAATCAAAAAGAGATTGAACTTCTTGTTCTGAAGCTTCATTAGAAAGATATTTATAAATAAGTTCCGATGTCATTATTTTGGTTTTAAACTTCTGGTTATAGTAAGTACACTTCAGAAATAAAATACCCTACCTTTTATTTTTAATTATTACAAATAAGGATAAAAATTAAGAATAAATAATCCGATAATTTGGTTTTTAAAATCTTCAAAGCCTTTGTCATGTGGGCTTCAACGGCTTTTAGCGATACTTGCATTTCTTCGGCTATTTCTGCATTTTTTTTATTCTCGAAACGCTTTTTTATAAAAACTTCTCTGGTTTTTGGCGGAAGATCGCTTATTGATTCCTGAATTAAACGTTCTAATTCCGTTAATTCTAAAGTATCAAATTGTACCGAATTTAAGATTTCGATATCCAATTCACGTTCTTTCTGATTTAAAACTTCACTTTTAAATTTATCCTTTACTTTATTATGGCGAATCATGTTCAGACATTTCGATTTTGCATAAGTGTACAAGAAAGATTGTATTCCGTTTATCGATTCTACAGTTTCTCTGCTTTGCCATAAATGCAAAAAAGCTTCTTGCGCGAGATTTTCGGCTTCATCTTTATCGTAAATAAATTGAACACTAAAAGCGGTAATTCGACGGAAGTATTTGTCGTAGAAATAAGTGAAAGCAGTTTCGTCTCCTTCTTTGAAAGATTCAAAAAGATTTAATTCGAAACTGTTATTAATGTTCATCAAACGAAATTTACTTTGGAAAAGCAATATCGGTAAATTTAGAAAACTACCAGAATTTGCCAAGAAAGCGGCAAATATAAAAGTTTATTTATATTAATTCTAAATAAAATTTAAATAAAGATTGTTTGAAAAAATATTAGTCAGAATAAGAAGAAAAAATCTTAGCAACGTGGATTTTACCGCAAAGCACGCAAAGTTTTTTGTTATGCTGGTTTTTATAAAAAAGCAAAGTCCGCAAAGCTTTGTCTAATACCTTTGCGAACTTTGCGTAAACCTTTGCGTTCTTTGCGGTAAAAAAAATGCACAAAATCCGCAAAGCTTTGTCTAAAACCTTTGCGAACTTTGCGTAAACCTTTGCGCTCTTTGCGGTTAAAAAAAACGGTTAAATAATATTGCTTTTAAAATTCCTCCATCCAAAACCAATCAACAATAAATTGAAAAGTAATAAAGGCAAAAACGCTTTCATAAAACTTATTTCTGAAGGATCACTAAATGTTTCAACTTTAAATTTAGACCAGTTTTCTTTATTTACAGCTGCATTATCGAAGATTTTTGGATAGAAATACAAACGGAGTTTTTCATGAAAATGCTTGGTTTCTTTCAAAAACAAAAGCTGATTTCCTATGTCGGATTTAGCAATTTCGTTCAATTGAATCTGAGTATGTAAAGTGGGAATAAATTGCGCAATCAATTGGCTTGCTTTGTTTCGTTGTTGCAATTTAGACTCTAATTCTCTCGATTGTTTTGCCGAATCGTCGTCGCCCGCTTGTTGCATCGCATAATACCAAAGCCAGCTAAACTCGGCGTTTGGCAAAGGATAATGCTTGAATTGTGGATAATGATTGTAGAATTTATCCATCGTGATTTTTTTATCCATATCCCATTTTTCATGATAAGCATTTCGTTGTTTTACAGTCAATTCGAGAGCTTCGGGAATTGGATATTTATTGACAATATAAGTGTTGATTGTTGCTGGTAAAATGATAATTAGAAACAACCAAATCGTCAATAAAATAACCGCATTAAAGTTCGAATGTTGTTGTAATGAAACGATAAAAAAGCTTACGGCAAACCAAAAAAGAATGTAGAGAATTGCTATTGTGTAAAAAGTAAAAAGTGCTTGGTTAAATGGAATATTCAGAAACAATATTGCTATAAAAAGTACGATCGTCAATAACGCAATCAAGGTTAAAATTCGAATATAAAATAACTTCAAAATGTATAGAAAAGTGTTTTGGCTTTGAGTCGCGACAATTTTCCAGGTTCCGCTTTCTTTTTCTTCCGAAATCAAATTATAAGAGAAAGCAATAATCAAAAGTGGAAAAAGGTAAATCAATACAAAGCCAAAATCGATATTTCCGGACAAAAGATTATTCGGATTATTGAGTTCTGAATCATATTTCTGAGCTTCAAGACCACGAATTGTAACACTTTGAATCGACGGATTTACATCGCGCTGACCAATTGCCAAACTATTAATTGGCAATGTTTTATTGACCAAAGAAAACTTGATATAATAGAGTAGAAGTCCAATTTCGTCTTTGTGAAAAGCAGCATTTCTCGCAATATGTTCTTTTTGATAAATTGCCGCTTCGGTGATATTATTTTGTTGTTTTTGTTGAAACTGTTGTCCAATTAAAAGACTTATAAAACAGATAATCAATAGAAATATCAGCCCAATTTTGGTTCCTTTTGATCGGATGAAATTTTTAAAAAGTAATGCTAACATATTAAATGGCTTTAAGGTTTTTAGCGGCAATTCGGATGAAAATAAACAACAATATAATCCAGAGAAAAATGGAGATAAGCGCAATAATTTCAGATTTCAAAACATCCTGAATTCCTTTTGGTTCATAATGAAATTCCTCGAGATCAGCCCAATGTTCTTTGCCAATTGTCAGAGGTTTATCCGTTGGTTTTGGCTTATTATTACTGATATATTTTACCTGCAATGCATTCATTTTTTGCGCCATTGTATAGCGATAATCTTCAGCTTGTTTCTGGAAATCGATATACGAATCATAATCTGTATTGGATAATCCCATCGATAAATTTTTGATTGCGATGTACGGATTTATAAAAGAAATCGTCTTAGAAAAACTGTTTTGCTTTTCATAAACCTTCAATAGATTTTCTAAATGCTGATTGTAAATTTTAGAACTTATTTTCTCGCCTTCGGTCATAATAAATCCCGAATAATTAAAAGGAAGTTTCTGTACAGAATTGACTTTGTAAATACGCAAAAGCGAATCTTTAATAGCTTTATAATGCAAATCATTTGGATTATGACTGTCGCCTTGTTTCAGAATATCTTTCTCAATATCGCTATTGAATGGTATTTTAGAAGGCGCTTCATAAATATAAGCTCCGATTGCCTGAGTGGTTCTTGGCAGAATTATCGTGAAAACCAGCCAAATTCCAATCAATGAAATCAGCGCTTTTTTTGATGTTTTGCTTGACGCCGAAATTAAAACGGAAATAACGCAAAAGAACATCAGATAGATAAAATGAAAGAGAATAAATAATACCATTTTGATTGTTTCATCGGCAGAAATGCTAAAATTTTGAAGTAATAACCAGATAAAAACAAGTACGATAATTGTTGGCAGAAAAAGCATCATAATAACAGAAGCAATTCCTAATGTTTTACCAATTAAAAGCTGTTTCCAATTGATTCCCTGACTTAAAAGCAGTTTTAAGGTTCCGTTTTCTCTTTCGGCTGCGACCGAATTAAAGCCTAAGAAAAAGATCAATAAAGGCAATAAAACCTGCAAAACCATCGCAATACTGATTTCTCCAAAACGAAGCATACTATTTGAAAATCCCGCTTCAGAGAAATTGGCTGTATTTTGTTTGTGCGCTTCCAGAAATATTGCATTTCCAAAAAACGGTTCCATTCCAAATTCAAAAACACTCAAAGGCGTACTTTTTCTGAAGGCAAAATTTCCGTAATGCGCCATTCTATGTGGGTTTTTATCTGGATTTCTCAACCAGTCTTCTCTTGATTCATGTTGGTATTTCTCGCTGGTTTCGTTTTGGTTGGTATAATTTTCCCAACCCGAAAACGCAGCATAAAGCAAAATAAGACCAATAAAAAGCGTGATAATAAATACCGCTTTATTCTTAAATACCGAGTTCTTTAAATGCTTGGCGATTAAAATTTCTATGTGTAATGATTTCATACCAATTAAAATTTATAAGTTACAGTAAGGCTGAAATTTCTTGGTGCTCCGGGAAATAATCTCAAATAATTCTGTGCACCTAACCAATATGTTTTGTTGAATAAATTGCCTGCATTCAAAGCAATTTGCATATTACTTTTGTTGGGTTTGTAATATAAAGCGGCGTCAAAAACGGTGAAATCCGGAAGCGTGAAAGCTCTTGTAAACCAAGGCACTTTGCTGCTTTGATATTGCATCCCAAAACCAACGCCCAAATCCTTCAAACCTGAATCTGAATTAAAATTATAGCGCGTCCATAAATTGGCGCTATTTTTTGGTGTGTTTTGTTTTCTGGCACCAATTAATGAAGGATCGCGATCGTTAGTAATTTTAGCATCTATATAACTGTACGAAGCATTTATTTGCCAATCCGGAGTGATATAACCCGCAAGATCGCACTCAAAACCACGGCTTCTTTCAGCGCCTCTTGTTACCAATAAATCCGGATTTGCAGGATCGTTGGCATTCATTAGAATATTACGCTGATTGATTTCGTAAACCGCTGCATTAAAGCTTATTGAATTATTAAAGAATGTCGCTTTTACACCAACTTCTTTCAGATTACTTTCAAGGGGATCAAATAGACTTCCAGCGGGTAAACTTCCCGTTTGAGGCATTAAAGTCACCGTATTCGATTGTGGCTGATAACCTTCAAGATAAGTCGTGTAGACATTAATTTCGTTGTTAATCGCATACGTAAGTCCTACACGTGGCAACAATGCCGATTTTTTGACCGTCAATTCCTTGTTGGTTTCATAATTGGTAATGTCCTCAAACCATTCGTTTCGTAAACCCAACAAAAAGGTGAATTTTTCCCACTGAATCTGATCCTGAATATAAATTGCATTTGTAGTCGTCAACGCAGACGGCAATGCAGTTCTGACATTTAGCGTGTAATCTTCAGGACTTGTTAAGGTGTAAACAGGATTGTTTAAATTGAAATAATTGACATTTGGTTTTGGCAAAACGACGCCATCAATTGTTGTCGTTTGGTAATTGGCAGCGTTTGCGGCAACAAAAGTACTTGCCACAGTTCCGTCTTTTAGCAAATAACCTCTTGCCGCATTTTGTCCGCCGCCTTTGGTTTTGTTCCAACTGCTTAAATCGTAACCTGCCAGTAGTTTATGTTTTAGTTTTCCTGTTTTTAAATCAAAATTAAAATAAGTACTCAAATTGTCAATGTCCCAATATTGTTGACGTTGTACAAATTGCATCATCGCCAGACTTGTAACAGGTTTATTGTTCATATCGACCGCAAAAGCATTTGTAGTTCTGTGTTCCTGAAGGTTTTCGGTCCAGGTTTGTTTCATATATTGGGCATTAAATCCAATTTTAGAATTGAATTTATGAGTGAAATTCGTCATCAAAATCATTTCTTTCGATTTAAAGAAATCACTTGGAGCGCCTAGATTTAAGCTAATTGGTGTTTGATTTAGATTCGTAACTCCGGCAACAGCGCCAAAAATTGGTTGTCCGCGATCTAGAGTTCCTGTCATGTTGCTTAAAATCAATTCGGTATTAATCGCTGTTTTCTCATTCGGAATATAACTGAACGATGGAGAAATCAAAAACGATTTATTACTCACCAAATCCCGAAATGATTTTGCTTCCTGATACGCACCGTTTACACGATATAATAAGGTTTTAGATTCGTTAAGCGGTCCTGTAAAGTCAAGAGTTCCGCGTAAAGTGCTAAAACTTCCTACGCTCAAACTCACTTCTTTTCGGTTAACTGCCAGAGGTTTTTTAGTTACCAAATTAATGCTTCCGCCAGGATCAACTGAAGAAAATGTGGCGCTCGAAGGACCTTTTATAACTTCGACGCGTTCGATATTATTGGTTAAAGGCTGCAGAAAATAATATTGGCGTGTTCGCATTCCGTTTACAATCTGACCTTCTTCGTTTTGACTAATTCCGCGAATGGTATATTGATTGTAATAACTCGCCGGAATTACGCCACTTGCCATTTTTACGGCGTCAGCAAGATAAAAAGCGCCTTTGTCAGCAATTAATTCCTTTGTTATTGTCGAGATAGATTGCGGAATATCTTTATTCAAAGCGGCCGTTTTTGTCGCTGCAAAAGAATAATCGCTATTGTATTTTTTAGTCGAACGACCAATGATTTCAACAGTTTGAAGTTCATTTCGTTTAATAGAATCCTGGGCAATACTATCGTTTACTTTTTTATTTATGTTTTGCGATTGAATAAACTGCGAACTGCTGAATACCAATAGCATTAAAATTGTATGTTTCATTTTTTTGGTTGGTTTTGAAAATGCTATTTCTTTTATACAGTTTGTAAATACAAGTTTTCGAGTTCGTTTGCCGATATTTTATCAGCTTCGATCACCGTTACTAAATTGCCTTGTTTCATGATTCCAATATGTGTAGCAACTTCTCTGGCTCTGAAAATATCGTGCGTTGCCATTAATATTGCCGTTCCGTCTGCCGAAAGTTCTTTCAGGATTTGAGAAAATTCGTTTGAAGCTTTCGGGTCTAATCCGCTTGTGGGTTCGTCCAGTAATAATACTTTGGCTCTTTTGGCAATCGCAATGGCAATGCCTACTTTTTGGCGCATTCCTTTAGAATATCCGCCAAGATTCTGGTCGTGCGCTTTGAGTTGTAAACCAGCTTTTGAGAGAAAATAAGTCAATTCTCCAGATGAATATTTGAATCCGGCGAGTGAGGAGAAGAATTTCAGGTTTTCTAAACCGCTCAAATTTGGATATAACATTACCGTTTCAGGAATATAAGCGACATATTCTTTGGTTTTTGAAGCATTTTCTATAACCGATATATTATTGATTTTAAGTTCTCCGCCTGTTGGCTCGATAAAACCTAAAAAGAGATTAATTGTTGTTGTTTTTCCGGCACCATTCTGACCTAAAAGCGCAAAGATTTCGCCTTGTTTAATGGTTAAATTTAATTTGTTTAAGGCAACATAATCGCCGTATTTTTTCGTAAGATTCTCAGCTATAAGCATAGTTTTTATGTATTTGGGTGATTTTTTAGTTTTCGATCGCAGGATTTTAGTCGCTGTTTTTGATACAACGATGATTTTAAAATTGGAGTAGGAGGAATGGATAGTTTACAACTATTGTAATAGAAGAATTTCTATTGGAAGATGAAGAATAAGGATTTGTTGTTTAGATAAATTAGAAAGAAATAACCAATCACTATAAAATATTGTCACATAGCCAACGG
This genomic window from Flavobacterium sp. 9 contains:
- a CDS encoding FecR family protein, with amino-acid sequence MTSELIYKYLSNEASEQEVQSLFDWIDASEENKKHFISLKKTWALTSLSDTITTESVSVISMKPKNNAVQYLKYAAVFLVLFGLGKLAFDFSQKTKSSKEIVLELADGTSEIITKSNQTQVINDKGSLIAKKFPNHIIYFGKVQDQKVVYNTLKVPYGKRFKLTLSDGTIVSLNSGTTFRYPEQFGINGKRNVFLTGEAFFEVAKDKQHPFIVNANKVDIEVLGTKFNISAYPENPTVNSTLIEGSIKMYEVENKENLVLLVPNQMATWQNNAKKITTKAVDPSFYSAWTKGELAFKDTPFSTIAKIIQRTYDVEIINENTVLAKQNFTGTIKISESSVENILELLKRDTPFNYSIEENTITITNPSITK
- a CDS encoding RNA polymerase sigma-70 factor; this translates as MNINNSFELNLFESFKEGDETAFTYFYDKYFRRITAFSVQFIYDKDEAENLAQEAFLHLWQSRETVESINGIQSFLYTYAKSKCLNMIRHNKVKDKFKSEVLNQKERELDIEILNSVQFDTLELTELERLIQESISDLPPKTREVFIKKRFENKKNAEIAEEMQVSLKAVEAHMTKALKILKTKLSDYLFLIFILICNN
- a CDS encoding DUF3526 domain-containing protein, whose amino-acid sequence is MLALLFKNFIRSKGTKIGLIFLLIICFISLLIGQQFQQKQQNNITEAAIYQKEHIARNAAFHKDEIGLLLYYIKFSLVNKTLPINSLAIGQRDVNPSIQSVTIRGLEAQKYDSELNNPNNLLSGNIDFGFVLIYLFPLLIIAFSYNLISEEKESGTWKIVATQSQNTFLYILKLFYIRILTLIALLTIVLFIAILFLNIPFNQALFTFYTIAILYILFWFAVSFFIVSLQQHSNFNAVILLTIWLFLIIILPATINTYIVNKYPIPEALELTVKQRNAYHEKWDMDKKITMDKFYNHYPQFKHYPLPNAEFSWLWYYAMQQAGDDDSAKQSRELESKLQQRNKASQLIAQFIPTLHTQIQLNEIAKSDIGNQLLFLKETKHFHEKLRLYFYPKIFDNAAVNKENWSKFKVETFSDPSEISFMKAFLPLLLFNLLLIGFGWRNFKSNII
- a CDS encoding DUF3526 domain-containing protein, with the translated sequence MKSLHIEILIAKHLKNSVFKNKAVFIITLFIGLILLYAAFSGWENYTNQNETSEKYQHESREDWLRNPDKNPHRMAHYGNFAFRKSTPLSVFEFGMEPFFGNAIFLEAHKQNTANFSEAGFSNSMLRFGEISIAMVLQVLLPLLIFFLGFNSVAAERENGTLKLLLSQGINWKQLLIGKTLGIASVIMMLFLPTIIVLVFIWLLLQNFSISADETIKMVLFILFHFIYLMFFCVISVLISASSKTSKKALISLIGIWLVFTIILPRTTQAIGAYIYEAPSKIPFNSDIEKDILKQGDSHNPNDLHYKAIKDSLLRIYKVNSVQKLPFNYSGFIMTEGEKISSKIYNQHLENLLKVYEKQNSFSKTISFINPYIAIKNLSMGLSNTDYDSYIDFQKQAEDYRYTMAQKMNALQVKYISNNKPKPTDKPLTIGKEHWADLEEFHYEPKGIQDVLKSEIIALISIFLWIILLFIFIRIAAKNLKAI
- a CDS encoding TonB-dependent siderophore receptor; this encodes MKHTILMLLVFSSSQFIQSQNINKKVNDSIAQDSIKRNELQTVEIIGRSTKKYNSDYSFAATKTAALNKDIPQSISTITKELIADKGAFYLADAVKMASGVIPASYYNQYTIRGISQNEEGQIVNGMRTRQYYFLQPLTNNIERVEVIKGPSSATFSSVDPGGSINLVTKKPLAVNRKEVSLSVGSFSTLRGTLDFTGPLNESKTLLYRVNGAYQEAKSFRDLVSNKSFLISPSFSYIPNEKTAINTELILSNMTGTLDRGQPIFGAVAGVTNLNQTPISLNLGAPSDFFKSKEMILMTNFTHKFNSKIGFNAQYMKQTWTENLQEHRTTNAFAVDMNNKPVTSLAMMQFVQRQQYWDIDNLSTYFNFDLKTGKLKHKLLAGYDLSSWNKTKGGGQNAARGYLLKDGTVASTFVAANAANYQTTTIDGVVLPKPNVNYFNLNNPVYTLTSPEDYTLNVRTALPSALTTTNAIYIQDQIQWEKFTFLLGLRNEWFEDITNYETNKELTVKKSALLPRVGLTYAINNEINVYTTYLEGYQPQSNTVTLMPQTGSLPAGSLFDPLESNLKEVGVKATFFNNSISFNAAVYEINQRNILMNANDPANPDLLVTRGAERSRGFECDLAGYITPDWQINASYSYIDAKITNDRDPSLIGARKQNTPKNSANLWTRYNFNSDSGLKDLGVGFGMQYQSSKVPWFTRAFTLPDFTVFDAALYYKPNKSNMQIALNAGNLFNKTYWLGAQNYLRLFPGAPRNFSLTVTYKF
- a CDS encoding ABC transporter ATP-binding protein, translating into MLIAENLTKKYGDYVALNKLNLTIKQGEIFALLGQNGAGKTTTINLFLGFIEPTGGELKINNISVIENASKTKEYVAYIPETVMLYPNLSGLENLKFFSSLAGFKYSSGELTYFLSKAGLQLKAHDQNLGGYSKGMRQKVGIAIAIAKRAKVLLLDEPTSGLDPKASNEFSQILKELSADGTAILMATHDIFRAREVATHIGIMKQGNLVTVIEADKISANELENLYLQTV